A single window of Gossypium arboreum isolate Shixiya-1 chromosome 13, ASM2569848v2, whole genome shotgun sequence DNA harbors:
- the LOC108485377 gene encoding caffeoyl-CoA O-methyltransferase-like encodes MATNKTEEQQQQSQAGRHQEVGHKSLLQSDALYQYILETSVYPREPEPMKELREITAKHPWNLMTTSADEGQFLNMLLKLINAKNTMEIGVYTGYSLLATALAVPDHGKILAMDINRENYELGLPVIQKAGVAHKIDFKEGPAMPVLDELVQDEKNHGSFDFIFVDADKDNYLNYHKRLIELVKVGGLIGYDNTLWNGSVVAPPDAPLRKYVRYYRDFVLELNKALAVDPRIEICMLPVGDGITLCRRLK; translated from the exons ATGGCAACCAACAAAACAGAAGAGCAGCAGCAGCAGTCTCAGGCTGGTAGGCACCAAGAAGTTGGCCATAAGAGCCTTTTACAAAGCGATGCTCTTTACCAG tatATCCTGGAGACAAGTGTATATCCTAGGGAGCCTGAACCCATGAAAGAGCTCAGAGAGATAACAGCCAAGCATCCATG GAACCTTATGACAACATCAGCTGATGAAGGCCAATTCTTGAACATGCTTCTTAAGTTGATCAATGCCAAGAACACCATGGAGATTGGTGTTTACACTGGCTACTCTCTTTTAGCCACGGCCCTTGCTGTCCCCGATCATGGGAAG ATCTTGGCCATGGATATTAACAGAGAAAACTACGAGTTGGGTCTACCTGTAATCCAAAAAGCTGGTGTTGCTCACAAAATTGATTTCAAAGAAGGGCCTGCAATGCCAGTTCTTGATGAACTTGTCCAAGAT GAAAAGAATCACGGATCCTTTGACTTCATATTCGTGGATGCTGATAAGGACAACTACTTAAACTACCATAAGAGGTTGATTGAGTTGGTGAAAGTGGGAGGTTTAATCGGCTACGACAACACCCTATGGAACGGCTCGGTGGTGGCGCCGCCTGATGCTCCGCTCAGGAAGTACGTCAGGTATTATAGAGACTTTGTTTTGGAACTCAACAAGGCTCTTGCTGTTGACCCTAGGATTGAGATCTGCATGCTCCCTGTTGGTGATGGAATCACCCTTTGCCGTCGCCTCAAATGA
- the LOC108485376 gene encoding transcription factor bHLH95-like isoform X2 — MSATPGSFFLCENHPFPPPSNNNSGSGGANGSEDNNQHEKQPLQDSTNNKRGGESDHEMHIWTERERRKKMRNMFSNLHALLPHLSPKADKSTIVDEAVKHIQTLEKTLQKLQKQKLDRLQEGPNPIDLGHQDTTREAFMADQVLSGNDAAAKDLIIKSNSVMVAQPRLQFQTWTSSNVVLNICGKEAQISVCSPKKLGLFTTVCCILEKHHLEVISAHVSSQSNRSIFMIQAHVGSSGAYNHQVSEVDEIFKQAAAEIMFCLTS, encoded by the exons ATGTCTGCCACCCCTGGAAGTTTCTTCTTATGCGAAAACCACCCATTTCCACCACCTTCTAACAACAATTCAGGCAGTGGTGGTGCCAATGGAAGCGAAGACAACAACCAACATGAAAAGCAACCTCTGCAAGACTCCACCAACAACAAGAGAGGGGGCGAATCGGATCATGAAATGCATATATGGACCGAAAGAGAGAGGAGGAAGAAGATGAGGAACATGTTCTCCAACCTCCATGCCTTGCTTCCTCATCTATCTCCTAAG GCTGACAAATCGACCATAGTCGACGAAGCAGTGAAGCACATACAAACCCTAGAGAAAACCCTCCAAAAGCTGCAAAAACAGAAGCTAGACAGACTCCAAGAAGGACCCAATCCCATTGATTTGGGTCACCAGGATACAACCAGGGAAGCATTCATGGCGGATCAAGTATTATCTGGAAACGATGCTGCAGCCAAGGATTTAATAATAAAATCCAATTCTGTTATGGTCGCTCAACCCCGTTTGCAGTTTCAAACATGGACCTCCTCCAACGTGGTGTTGAACATCTGCGGCAAGGAAGCACAGATAAGCGTGTGTTCCCCCAAGAAACTAGGGTTGTTCACCACTGTTTGCTGCATCTTGGAGAAGCACCACTTGGAGGTCATATCTGCCCATGTTTCCTCCCAATCTAATCGTTCCATCTTCATGATTCAAGCTCAT GTGGGAAGTAGTGGAGCTTATAATCATCAGGTGTCAGAAGTGGACGAAATATTCAAACAAGCTGCAGCTGAGATCATGTTCTGCCTCACCTCTTGA
- the LOC108485369 gene encoding E3 ubiquitin-protein ligase MBR2 isoform X2 has product MQGQGGTIDSFPETVNIDEGSGPNDTSIGQPNSFHNMLNPVETRLSNYAMPSSGMMHGSTVTPDVQSVSGWSSGEPSSRLRIQNQVMHDVLNHHLNDDGTKIECGWPSYGAHVGAAPRSEERRIEPANVIFPGRLTNGRNVNQDLRGPIFLQGSSSNHSPQRRIEPANVIFPGRLINGRSVNQDLRGPIFLQGSSSNHSPHNVNLNEGFISSSGNSRSSVGTGIGLNLHNSVGLEREQISNASVSSDNVGSSSGSSNYMGEENNDGSGTSLGSWGLSCKRKVLEGTSGQSYSAGTSSCFQQIENAAWHADPSRNDASSSLSLSTPSWNLLNASPPDQPNTRVGLGMRGVISDAFPSTLRRANPGNQQGPLPHSLSSTGVAGHSSFGSPGHPRAALFGDSLDLRSTAAIAGNSSSASTQPHMRTTSVVPRNVNPFPWNGTSGLRAANPSSSTNFGERAAALREEPNIRNIPRINAEHPMFVPATEMRNVAQDPTGWNLASGNISTSGDFSSTNRPGPSSSIHPLPTPALIPPQNPPMHNQQRLSEFAPWSLFPPIDSEPGGRSGHFPPLSSGPSSSSQETVVPSGSNIQGNNQPYPRSAFILERQDDDVLGMPHSLRALAADIEGRHRLISEIRQVLNAMRRGENLRIEFTLDVILLTLQMER; this is encoded by the exons ATGCAAGGTCAGGGGGGCACCATTGACTCCTTCCCTGAAACTGTTAACATTGATGAGGGCTCTGGTCCCAATGACACGAGCATTGGTCAACCAAATTCTTTTCACAACATGCTGAATCCTGTGGAAACTCGGTTATCCAATTATGCAATGCCTTCTAGTGGGATGATGCATGGAAGCACTGTTACTCCCGATGTTCAGAGTGTTAGTGGCTGGAGTTCTGGGGAACCGAGCTCTAGATTGAGAATACAAAACCAGGTGATGCACGATGTTCTAAATCACCATCTTAATGATGATGGAACAAAAATAGAGTGTGGTTGGCCTTCTTATGGTGCTCATGTTGGGGCTGCTCCAAGGTCAGAAGAAAGGCGGATTGAGCCAGCAAATGTCATTTTTCCTGGGAGACTGACTAATGGTCGAAATGTCAATCAGGATCTACGTGGGCCCATATTTTTACAAGGTTCAAGCTCTAATCATAGCCCACAAAGGCGGATTGAGCCAGCAAATGTCATTTTTCCTGGGAGACTGATTAATGGTCGAAGTGTCAATCAGGATCTACGTGGGCCCATATTTTTACAAGGTTCAAGCTCCAATCATAGCCCACACAATGTGAATCTAAATGAAGGGTTTATTAGCAGTAGTGGTAATTCAAGGTCGAGTGTGGGAACTGGTATAGGTCTTAATCTCCACAACTCAGTTGGACTAGAAAGAGAACAGATTTCTAATGCCAGTGTTTCTTCTGATAATGTTGGTAGTTCTTCTGGAAGCTCTAATTATATGGGGGAGGAAAATAATGATGGTTCTGGCACTTCTTTGGGCAGTTGGGGTTTATCCTGCAAAAGGAAGGTTCTTGAAGGTACTTCTGGACAGTCTTATTCTGCTGGTACTTCAAGCTGttttcaacaaattgaaaatgctGCTTGGCATGCTGATCCTTCTCGTAACGATGCTTCTAGCAGCTTGAGTTTATCGACACCCTCTTGGAATCTCCTTAATGCTAGTCCTCCTGATCAGCCGAATACAAGAGTTGGGCTTGGTATGAGAGGAGTAATTAGTGATGCGTTTCCGTCTACCTTAAGAAGAGCAAATCCAGGAAACCAACAAGGACCTTTACCCCATAGTTTATCATCAACTGGGGTTGCCGGGCATTCTAGTTTCGGCTCTCCCGGTCACCCTAGAGCTGCCCTGTTTGGTGACTCTCTAGACTTGAGATCCACAGCTGCAATAGCTGGAAATTCTAGTTCTGCGTCGACTCAACCTCATATGAGGACCACTTCTGTTGTGCCGAGAAATGTGAATCCTTTCCCTTGGAATGGTACTTCCGGTTTAAGAGCTGCCAACCCATCGAGTTCTACTAATTTTGGAGAGAGAGCTGCTGCATTACGGGAGGAACCAAATATAAGAAATATCCCTAGAATCAATGCAGAACATCCCATGTTTGTACCAGCAACTGAGATGAGAAATGTAGCACAAGATCCAACAGGTTGGAATTTGGCTTCTGGAAATATTAGTACTTCTGGAGACTTTTCATCTACAAATCGACCTGGGCCTAGTTCAAGCATCCATCCTTTGCCAACTCCTGCCTTGATTCCTCCCCAAAACCCACCAATGCATAATCAACAAAGACTATCAGAATTTGCTCCCTGGTCTTTATTTCCTCCAATTGATTCTGAACCTGGTGGTCGTAGTGGCCATTTTCCACCCTTGTCTTCGGGCCCTTCTTCTTCCTCACAAGAGACAGTGGTGCCATCTGGATCGAACATCCAGGGTAACAATCAACCATACCCTAGGTCTGCATTCATATTGGAGAGACAAGATGATGATGTTCTTGGGATGCCCCATTCGTTGCGAGCTTTGGCTGCTGACATCGAAGGGAGACACCGGCTAATATCTGAG ATACGCCAAGTCTTGAATGCCATGCGTAGGGGGGAGAATTTACGAATTGAG TTCACATTGGACGTTATTCTTCTCACATTGCAAATGGAACGCTAG
- the LOC108485378 gene encoding 40S ribosomal protein S16-like has protein sequence MAERAPIESVQCFGRKKTAVAVTHCKRGRGLIKINGCPIELVEPEILRFKAVEPILLLGRQRFAGVDMRIRVKGGGHTSQIYAIRQSIAKALVAFYQKYVDEQSKKEIKDILVGYDRTLLVADPRRCEPKKFGGRGARARFQKSYR, from the coding sequence ATGGCGGAAAGAGCACCGATCGAATCCGTACAATGCTTCGGCCGCAAGAAGACGGCGGTGGCGGTTACCCACTGCAAGCGAGGCCGTGGGCTTATCAAGATTAACGGTTGTCCTATCGAGCTTGTTGAGCCCGAAATCCTCCGTTTCAAGGCCGTCGAGCCAATTCTTCTCCTCGGCCGCCAGCGTTTTGCCGGCGTCGACATGAGGATCCGTGTTAAAGGCGGAGGCCACACTTCTCAGATCTACGCCATCCGTCAAAGCATTGCTAAGGCCCTCGTTGCTTTCTACCAGAAGTACGTCGATGAGCAAAGCAAGAAggagattaaggatatcttagTCGGGTACGATAGGACTTTGCTGGTGGCTGATCCGAGGCGGTGCGAGCCCAAGAAATTCGGTGGAAGAGGTGCTAGGGCAAGGTTCCAGAAGAGTTATCGTTGA
- the LOC108485376 gene encoding transcription factor bHLH95-like isoform X1, with product MSATPGSFFLCENHPFPPPSNNNSGSGGANGSEDNNQHEKQPLQDSTNNKRGGESDHEMHIWTERERRKKMRNMFSNLHALLPHLSPKADKSTIVDEAVKHIQTLEKTLQKLQKQKLDRLQEGPNPIDLGHQDTTREAFMADQVLSGNDAAAKDLIIKSNSVMVAQPRLQFQTWTSSNVVLNICGKEAQISVCSPKKLGLFTTVCCILEKHHLEVISAHVSSQSNRSIFMIQAHQVGSSGAYNHQVSEVDEIFKQAAAEIMFCLTS from the exons ATGTCTGCCACCCCTGGAAGTTTCTTCTTATGCGAAAACCACCCATTTCCACCACCTTCTAACAACAATTCAGGCAGTGGTGGTGCCAATGGAAGCGAAGACAACAACCAACATGAAAAGCAACCTCTGCAAGACTCCACCAACAACAAGAGAGGGGGCGAATCGGATCATGAAATGCATATATGGACCGAAAGAGAGAGGAGGAAGAAGATGAGGAACATGTTCTCCAACCTCCATGCCTTGCTTCCTCATCTATCTCCTAAG GCTGACAAATCGACCATAGTCGACGAAGCAGTGAAGCACATACAAACCCTAGAGAAAACCCTCCAAAAGCTGCAAAAACAGAAGCTAGACAGACTCCAAGAAGGACCCAATCCCATTGATTTGGGTCACCAGGATACAACCAGGGAAGCATTCATGGCGGATCAAGTATTATCTGGAAACGATGCTGCAGCCAAGGATTTAATAATAAAATCCAATTCTGTTATGGTCGCTCAACCCCGTTTGCAGTTTCAAACATGGACCTCCTCCAACGTGGTGTTGAACATCTGCGGCAAGGAAGCACAGATAAGCGTGTGTTCCCCCAAGAAACTAGGGTTGTTCACCACTGTTTGCTGCATCTTGGAGAAGCACCACTTGGAGGTCATATCTGCCCATGTTTCCTCCCAATCTAATCGTTCCATCTTCATGATTCAAGCTCAT CAGGTGGGAAGTAGTGGAGCTTATAATCATCAGGTGTCAGAAGTGGACGAAATATTCAAACAAGCTGCAGCTGAGATCATGTTCTGCCTCACCTCTTGA
- the LOC108485369 gene encoding E3 ubiquitin-protein ligase MBR2 isoform X1: MQGQGGTIDSFPETVNIDEGSGPNDTSIGQPNSFHNMLNPVETRLSNYAMPSSGMMHGSTVTPDVQSVSGWSSGEPSSRLRIQNQVMHDVLNHHLNDDGTKIECGWPSYGAHVGAAPRSEERRIEPANVIFPGRLTNGRNVNQDLRGPIFLQGSSSNHSPQRRIEPANVIFPGRLINGRSVNQDLRGPIFLQGSSSNHSPHNVNLNEGFISSSGNSRSSVGTGIGLNLHNSVGLEREQISNASVSSDNVGSSSGSSNYMGEENNDGSGTSLGSWGLSCKRKVLEGTSGQSYSAGTSSCFQQIENAAWHADPSRNDASSSLSLSTPSWNLLNASPPDQPNTRVGLGMRGVISDAFPSTLRRANPGNQQGPLPHSLSSTGVAGHSSFGSPGHPRAALFGDSLDLRSTAAIAGNSSSASTQPHMRTTSVVPRNVNPFPWNGTSGLRAANPSSSTNFGERAAALREEPNIRNIPRINAEHPMFVPATEMRNVAQDPTGWNLASGNISTSGDFSSTNRPGPSSSIHPLPTPALIPPQNPPMHNQQRLSEFAPWSLFPPIDSEPGGRSGHFPPLSSGPSSSSQETVVPSGSNIQGNNQPYPRSAFILERQDDDVLGMPHSLRALAADIEGRHRLISEIRQVLNAMRRGENLRIEDYMVFDPFIYHGMAETHDRHRDMRLDVDNMSYEELLALEERIGDVSTGLNEETILKLLKQQKYSSTTTESTQELEPCCICQEEYADGDETGTLDCGHDFHTNCIKQWLMLKNLCPICKTTGLLK; encoded by the exons ATGCAAGGTCAGGGGGGCACCATTGACTCCTTCCCTGAAACTGTTAACATTGATGAGGGCTCTGGTCCCAATGACACGAGCATTGGTCAACCAAATTCTTTTCACAACATGCTGAATCCTGTGGAAACTCGGTTATCCAATTATGCAATGCCTTCTAGTGGGATGATGCATGGAAGCACTGTTACTCCCGATGTTCAGAGTGTTAGTGGCTGGAGTTCTGGGGAACCGAGCTCTAGATTGAGAATACAAAACCAGGTGATGCACGATGTTCTAAATCACCATCTTAATGATGATGGAACAAAAATAGAGTGTGGTTGGCCTTCTTATGGTGCTCATGTTGGGGCTGCTCCAAGGTCAGAAGAAAGGCGGATTGAGCCAGCAAATGTCATTTTTCCTGGGAGACTGACTAATGGTCGAAATGTCAATCAGGATCTACGTGGGCCCATATTTTTACAAGGTTCAAGCTCTAATCATAGCCCACAAAGGCGGATTGAGCCAGCAAATGTCATTTTTCCTGGGAGACTGATTAATGGTCGAAGTGTCAATCAGGATCTACGTGGGCCCATATTTTTACAAGGTTCAAGCTCCAATCATAGCCCACACAATGTGAATCTAAATGAAGGGTTTATTAGCAGTAGTGGTAATTCAAGGTCGAGTGTGGGAACTGGTATAGGTCTTAATCTCCACAACTCAGTTGGACTAGAAAGAGAACAGATTTCTAATGCCAGTGTTTCTTCTGATAATGTTGGTAGTTCTTCTGGAAGCTCTAATTATATGGGGGAGGAAAATAATGATGGTTCTGGCACTTCTTTGGGCAGTTGGGGTTTATCCTGCAAAAGGAAGGTTCTTGAAGGTACTTCTGGACAGTCTTATTCTGCTGGTACTTCAAGCTGttttcaacaaattgaaaatgctGCTTGGCATGCTGATCCTTCTCGTAACGATGCTTCTAGCAGCTTGAGTTTATCGACACCCTCTTGGAATCTCCTTAATGCTAGTCCTCCTGATCAGCCGAATACAAGAGTTGGGCTTGGTATGAGAGGAGTAATTAGTGATGCGTTTCCGTCTACCTTAAGAAGAGCAAATCCAGGAAACCAACAAGGACCTTTACCCCATAGTTTATCATCAACTGGGGTTGCCGGGCATTCTAGTTTCGGCTCTCCCGGTCACCCTAGAGCTGCCCTGTTTGGTGACTCTCTAGACTTGAGATCCACAGCTGCAATAGCTGGAAATTCTAGTTCTGCGTCGACTCAACCTCATATGAGGACCACTTCTGTTGTGCCGAGAAATGTGAATCCTTTCCCTTGGAATGGTACTTCCGGTTTAAGAGCTGCCAACCCATCGAGTTCTACTAATTTTGGAGAGAGAGCTGCTGCATTACGGGAGGAACCAAATATAAGAAATATCCCTAGAATCAATGCAGAACATCCCATGTTTGTACCAGCAACTGAGATGAGAAATGTAGCACAAGATCCAACAGGTTGGAATTTGGCTTCTGGAAATATTAGTACTTCTGGAGACTTTTCATCTACAAATCGACCTGGGCCTAGTTCAAGCATCCATCCTTTGCCAACTCCTGCCTTGATTCCTCCCCAAAACCCACCAATGCATAATCAACAAAGACTATCAGAATTTGCTCCCTGGTCTTTATTTCCTCCAATTGATTCTGAACCTGGTGGTCGTAGTGGCCATTTTCCACCCTTGTCTTCGGGCCCTTCTTCTTCCTCACAAGAGACAGTGGTGCCATCTGGATCGAACATCCAGGGTAACAATCAACCATACCCTAGGTCTGCATTCATATTGGAGAGACAAGATGATGATGTTCTTGGGATGCCCCATTCGTTGCGAGCTTTGGCTGCTGACATCGAAGGGAGACACCGGCTAATATCTGAG ATACGCCAAGTCTTGAATGCCATGCGTAGGGGGGAGAATTTACGAATTGAG GATTATATGGTGTTTGATCCATTCATATATCATGGTATGGCTGAAACCCATGACAGACATAGAGATATGCGCCTTGATGTTGATAACATGTCTTATGAG GAATTGTTGGCATTAGAAGAACGCATTGGAGATGTGAGCACTGGACTGAATGAGGAAACCATTCTGAAGCTGCTGAAACAGCAGAAGTACTCATCCACCACAACAGAATCCACACAAGAATTGGAACCCTGCTGTATCTGTCAG GAGGAATATGCAGATGGGGATGAGACTGGGACACTAGATTGTGGACATGACTTCCACACAAACTGCATCAAACAGTGGTTAATGCTAAAAAACCTGTGTCCCATTTGTAAAACAACAGGCTTGCTCAAGTGA